In the genome of Syntrophorhabdaceae bacterium, one region contains:
- a CDS encoding HesA/MoeB/ThiF family protein, protein MDGLSDNELLRYTRQIIMPAVGEDGQERIKQTKVFIAGLGGLGSISSYYLAAAGIGCLKIADRDNVDVTNLNRQILHWTQDIGSPKTSSAETKLRSLNPHIHIEAIQQEICAENIIDIVGDCSIIVDATDNMETRKALNIASVKMKIPFIYGGVNGFNGMVTTFIPGETPCFHCIFPYETKKGEIIGVIGPVPCVVAALQTMEVLKIILGMKGLLAGRLLYFSCVDMTFREIRIERNPDCEVCKR, encoded by the coding sequence ATGGACGGATTATCAGACAATGAACTGCTCCGTTATACGAGGCAGATTATCATGCCCGCTGTCGGGGAAGACGGGCAGGAAAGGATAAAACAGACAAAGGTATTCATAGCGGGCCTTGGCGGACTTGGCTCCATATCTTCGTATTATCTTGCCGCTGCCGGGATCGGCTGCCTGAAGATTGCGGACAGGGATAATGTAGATGTGACCAACCTTAATCGTCAAATCCTTCACTGGACGCAGGATATAGGTTCTCCAAAAACATCTTCGGCAGAGACGAAACTTCGTTCTCTTAATCCACACATTCATATCGAAGCGATACAACAGGAGATCTGCGCAGAAAACATCATCGATATTGTGGGTGATTGTTCGATCATCGTTGATGCTACCGATAACATGGAAACCAGGAAGGCCCTTAATATTGCCTCCGTGAAGATGAAGATACCCTTTATCTACGGGGGGGTTAATGGTTTTAACGGTATGGTAACGACCTTTATCCCGGGAGAGACACCATGTTTTCACTGTATCTTCCCTTATGAGACAAAAAAGGGAGAAATCATAGGAGTGATAGGCCCTGTACCGTGTGTTGTCGCTGCGCTCCAGACAATGGAGGTGTTAAAGATCATCCTGGGGATGAAGGGACTCCTTGCAGGCAGACTGCTCTATTTTTCATGTGTTGACATGACCTTCCGGGAGATCAGGATTGAGAGGAACCCTGATTGCGAGGTCTGTAAAAGATAA